A genomic region of Staphylococcus roterodami contains the following coding sequences:
- a CDS encoding Nif3-like dinuclear metal center hexameric protein, whose product MKIADLMTLLDKHVPFATAESWDNVGLLIGDSDAEVSGILTALDCTLEVVNEAIDKGHNTIISHHPLIFKGVTTLKAEGYGLIIRKLIQHDINLIAMHTNLDVNPNGVNVMLAKAIGLKHISVINNQSENYYKVQTYIPKENVRNFKDKLSENGLAQEGNYEYCFFESEGQGQFKPVGEANPTIGEINNIEYVDEIKVEFMISANQKLLTEKLIKQHHPYETPVYDFIEMTQSSQFGLGVIAELENEMTIANFAAEVKLKLNIPSVRFVGLPNQKIKRIAIVGGSGIGYEYQAVQQGADIFVTGDIKHHDALDAKIQGVNLLDINHYSEYVMKEGLKALLLKWLTGNNLDINVEASTINTDPFQYI is encoded by the coding sequence ATGAAAATAGCTGATTTAATGACATTATTAGATAAGCATGTTCCATTTGCAACTGCTGAATCTTGGGACAATGTTGGATTGTTAATTGGGGATAGTGACGCTGAAGTTTCAGGTATTTTAACTGCGCTAGACTGTACGTTAGAAGTTGTAAATGAAGCAATAGATAAGGGTCATAATACGATTATTAGTCATCATCCATTAATATTTAAGGGCGTAACAACGTTAAAAGCTGAAGGATATGGTTTAATCATTCGAAAATTAATCCAACATGATATTAATCTAATTGCAATGCACACGAACTTGGATGTTAATCCAAACGGTGTCAATGTTATGTTAGCAAAAGCAATTGGCTTAAAACATATTTCTGTGATTAATAACCAATCAGAAAACTATTATAAAGTTCAAACGTATATTCCTAAGGAAAATGTACGAAACTTTAAAGATAAATTAAGTGAAAATGGTTTAGCTCAAGAAGGAAATTATGAGTACTGTTTTTTCGAAAGTGAAGGACAAGGTCAATTTAAACCTGTTGGCGAAGCAAATCCAACAATAGGTGAAATCAACAATATTGAATATGTAGATGAAATTAAAGTTGAATTCATGATATCAGCAAATCAAAAACTACTGACTGAAAAATTGATAAAGCAACATCATCCATACGAAACACCGGTTTATGATTTTATTGAAATGACACAATCATCACAATTTGGATTAGGAGTTATTGCTGAATTAGAAAATGAAATGACTATTGCAAATTTTGCTGCTGAAGTTAAGTTGAAATTAAACATTCCGAGCGTGCGCTTTGTAGGGTTGCCTAATCAAAAAATTAAACGTATTGCAATTGTTGGTGGGTCTGGTATAGGGTATGAATATCAAGCAGTTCAACAAGGAGCGGATATTTTTGTCACAGGTGATATTAAACATCATGATGCGTTAGATGCGAAGATTCAAGGAGTCAACTTATTAGATATTAATCATTATAGTGAGTATGTTATGAAGGAAGGTTTAAAAGCATTACTTCTCAAATGGCTAACTGGTAATAATCTAGATATAAACGTTGAAGCATCTACAATTAATACAGATCCATTTCAATATATTTAA
- a CDS encoding tRNA (adenine(22)-N(1))-methyltransferase TrmK — translation MISLNDRLTTVSKFLRQGTIVDIGSDHAYLPIFAIQNHLCESGVAGEVIKGPFQAAVKNVAANQLADKIDVRLGDGLSVIHFEDKVDNITICGMGGPLIAKILTEGQQKLSQHPRLILQSNIQTENLRNTLQQLKYEIIDEIIMEEKGHIYEIVVAEYNEQLTELSTNELKFGPKLLVEKNEFFIKKWQRELEALYQIKSKLNKEQHHARLAQITEEIAVIERVL, via the coding sequence ATGATTTCGTTAAATGACCGATTGACGACAGTAAGTAAATTTTTAAGACAAGGTACAATTGTTGATATAGGTTCTGATCATGCATATTTACCGATTTTTGCAATTCAAAATCATTTGTGTGAAAGTGGTGTTGCTGGAGAAGTAATCAAAGGGCCTTTTCAAGCAGCAGTTAAAAATGTAGCTGCAAATCAACTAGCTGATAAAATCGATGTTCGCTTAGGTGATGGACTAAGTGTCATTCACTTTGAAGATAAAGTTGATAATATTACAATTTGTGGAATGGGTGGCCCGTTAATTGCTAAAATATTAACGGAAGGTCAACAAAAATTAAGTCAACATCCAAGATTGATTTTACAAAGTAATATTCAAACTGAAAATTTACGAAATACATTACAACAATTGAAATATGAAATAATAGATGAAATAATTATGGAAGAAAAAGGGCATATTTATGAAATTGTTGTAGCTGAATATAATGAACAACTAACAGAATTATCAACTAATGAATTAAAATTTGGACCTAAGTTACTAGTTGAAAAGAATGAGTTTTTTATAAAAAAATGGCAAAGAGAGTTAGAGGCATTATATCAAATTAAATCAAAGTTAAATAAAGAGCAACATCATGCACGTTTAGCTCAAATTACTGAAGAAATTGCTGTAATTGAAAGGGTGTTATAG